Proteins from a genomic interval of Zingiber officinale cultivar Zhangliang chromosome 2A, Zo_v1.1, whole genome shotgun sequence:
- the LOC122042229 gene encoding LEAF RUST 10 DISEASE-RESISTANCE LOCUS RECEPTOR-LIKE PROTEIN KINASE-like 1.2 yields MIGERITMWLSMRNLWIPALFLLLSSLQPAASESAAPSYDDCAPQRCGHQVVSYPFWIIDHQPSYCGPPAFALTCRNDTGALFLTILNIKFYVLQIFYSNSSVHFTLGDANVSCAFLLSRNTSGFSPFSASDSNKQIFFLFNCSGSDSAIPRSYQNMSCPRFNTRVLFVGEYDPARTRSPDPNCTVGVVPVMGDSNISAGSNYTALLLAGWIANYTANSCSKCAASGGRCGYDANNTSTRQGSICICPNGSHHKTCSRKKNSHTILLAAVTAGSAGFLALTCAAVFLVWKFTKSQINSTLSRNISSSLKDSEIQDHFQTHVFSYDELVEATDCFDSSRELGDGGFGIVYKGKLRDGRTVAVKRLYGKNYKKVEQFMNEVKILSLLRHQFLVSLYGSTSHRSRELVLVYEFVPNGTVADHLHGRRAAERILTWPMRLRIAIETADALAYLHAVDPPIIHRDVKTTNVLLDDAFRVKVADFGLSRLFPLDATHVSTAPQGTPGYVDPEYYQCFQLTTKSDVYSFGVVLVELISSKPAIDLRREKSEVHLANMAIAKIQNHELVDLVDPELWRTSDEAARMRIAMVAELAFRCLQSDGDRRPAVREVLEGLVAIENAACDSGDKAEDAANWLRDDSSLTHNVAMCSPVTVAGKWASRTTASSASQ; encoded by the exons ATGATCGGTGAGAGAATCACCATGTGGCTGTCCATGAGGAACCTCTGGATCCCTGCCctgttcttgctcctttcctCTCTGCAACCAGCAGCGTCGGAATCCGCCGCGCCCAGCTACGACGACTGCGCTCCCCAGCGATGCGGCCACCAGGTGGTCAGCTACCCGTTCTGGATCATCGATCACCAGCCGAGTTACTGCGGCCCTCCGGCGTTCGCCCTCACTTGCCGCAACGATACCGGCGCCCTCTTCCTCACCATCCTCAACATCAAATTCTACGTGCTCCAGATCTTCTACTCCAACAGCTCCGTCCACTTCACTCTCGGCGACGCCAACGTCTCCTGCGCCTTCCTCCTCAGCAGAAACACCTCCGGGTTCTCCCCCTTCAGCGCCAGCGACTCCAACAAGcagatcttcttcctcttcaactGCTCCGGGTCGGATAGCGCCATCCCGAGGAGCTACCAGAACATGTCCTGTCCCCGGTTCAATACCCGGGTCCTGTTCGTCGGCGAGTATGACCCAGCTCGCACGCGCTCGCCGGACCCGAACTGCACCGTCGGCGTGGTGCCGGTGATGGGCGACTCGAACATCAGCGCCGGCAGCAACTACACCGCCCTGCTGCTGGCTGGGTGGATAGCGAATTATACCGCGAACAGTTGCAGCAAGTGCGCCGCCAGCGGCGGTCGGTGCGGCTACGACGCAAACAACACCTCGACGAGGCAGGGCAGTATCTGCATCTGCCCCAATGGATCCCATCACAAAACTTGCAGCA GGAAGAAGAATTCGCACACGATATTGTTGGCTGCGG TTACTGCTGGATCCGCCGGATTCCTCGCTCTCACGTGCGCCGCCGTCTTCCTCGTTTGGAAATTCACGAAATCCCAAATAAACTCAACGCTCTCTAGAAATATTTCTTCTTCATTGAAGGATTCTGAAATCCAAGATCACTTCCAGACGCATGTCTTCTCCTACGATGAACTCGTGGAGGCCACCGATTGCTTCGATTCCTCCAGAGAACTCGGAGATGGAGGCTTTGGCATTGTGTATAAAG GGAAACTCCGAGATGGTCGGACGGTCGCCGTCAAGCGATTGTACGGGAAGAACTATAAGAAGGTGGAGCAGTTCATGAACGAGGTCAAGATCCTCTCCCTTCTCCGCCACCAGTTCCTCGTCAGCCTCTACGGTTCGACCTCGCATCGCAGCCGTGAGCTCGTCCTCGTTTACGAGTTCGTACCGAACGGCACGGTCGCCGACCACCTCCACGGCCGTCGCGCCGCCGAGCGGATTCTCACTTGGCCGATGCGCCTGCGGATCGCCATCGAGACGGCCGACGCGCTTGCGTACCTCCACGCCGTCGACCCTCCGATCATACACCGCGACGTCAAGACCACCAACGTCCTGCTCGACGACGCCTTCCGTGTCAAAGTGGCGGATTTCGGGCTCTCGCGCCTGTTTCCGTTGGACGCGACGCACGTCTCCACCGCCCCGCAGGGCACGCCGGGTTACGTCGACCCCGAGTACTACCAGTGCTTCCAGCTCACCACCAAGAGCGACGTCTACAGCTTCGGGGTGGTTCTGGTGGAGCTCATATCGTCGAAGCCGGCGATCGACCTCCGGAGAGAAAAGAGCGAGGTCCACTTGGCTAACATGGCGATCGCTAAGATCCAGAACCACGAGCTGGTCGATTTGGTCGATCCAGAGCTCTGGCGGACGTCGGACGAGGCGGCGAGGATGAGGATCGCCATGGTGGCGGAGTTGGCGTTCAGGTGCTTGCAGTCGGACGGCGACAGGAGGCCGGCCGTCAGGGAAGTGCTCGAGGGACTGGTGGCGATCGAAAACGCGGCGTGCGATTCCGGCGACAAGGCAGAGGACGCTGCCAATTGGCTGCGAGATGATTCCAGTTTGACGCACAACGTCGCGATGTGCTCGCCGGTCACGGTCGCCGGAAAGTGGGCGAGTCGAACCACTGCGTCTAGCGCTAGCCAGTGA